Within the Helicoverpa armigera isolate CAAS_96S chromosome 24, ASM3070526v1, whole genome shotgun sequence genome, the region AAACCTAACCTTAGCCAGCAATCAGTCTAGACGCCATTATAATATGTAGTTCTTATTATTATACAGTGTTCTAAAGCAAAGTTACAATTTCCAGACTGGTAATAAACCGAACTGGAGAAAAAGTCAAAGAGTTGTTAGATCAAGAGGAAATAAATCTATGACATAGAAGGGAGAAACTGAAGATTCTTCTCGAGCGTGAAGAAGAGGCCTTCATACAAGAACTGGCGACCAAACAGGAGATGGAAGAATGTGGGTACTGCAAAGAGAAGGAGAAGAGAAACAAAGGATATTTGGAAGAAATTGAAAAGGAGAAGATACGAGAATGTCAGAAGGCCTTGGAGAGGGAGAAAATGTAAGTACAAAGATGAATAATTACTTGGTTACCTATATAATGAATTAATTGATTGATGAATAAATTTATCATTCTTGGTTTGGGCTCGCTGAGGAgacctacgttcagcagtggatggcAATTAGCTGATACGATGATGACAAATAATTCATGCTACATGAATCATTTCAAGTTAATAGAATTAAAATGATTCATGTAGCATGTCTCGATGAGTTAAAATGAACTGCATCAAATATCTTACTAGTCTACCAGCTTCGTTACTGTCAACGATACTAACATTATTAAAGACTTTATGAGAATCCAGAACATTCAGACCTAGGGAACAAATAAACCACGTCTCCGCAATACTGGTTTCATTACGTAAATCACAAAGCATACCATTTACCATTACTAGCTAAGCAGAGCAAACACAAGCCGTTGGCTCCGTGCCAGTCGCAACAATAACGTATTTATTGTAAGGAACTTTGCTGGAATCGTTTTATGTAATCTTGATAGCAAACTTAGATTAAGCTGTAGTTTCTACGTTGGCTAAATGTTGGCTAATGTTAGTGGAAGTTACCAAACTTATCTTTGATTGACATCTGATTTCTGCCGAATATGTGATTGAATGAGTTCCTGTTCAATATAGTTAGGATGTTTTGGGCAGTAGATTGATTCGGCTTGCATGTTTTATATCGATTGCTGTTATGAGAAGCCTGACCTGGAAaaggtttaaaaatatcaaaagaatGAAAACTTAGAATCTATCGATGCATGTTTTCAGAGCTCGAGGCATGCGGAGTACGAAAGAAGATGAAAAACTTCTAAAAGAGGTTCAGAAAATGCAAATGGAAGAAAAGCAAGCCATTGAAAGATCAGAACAGGACATTGAAATGATGTGGCATCAGGTTTTAATGGATGATTATAACAGAAAGGTAAGGATGACCAAGAAAAGGTATAAATTAAACTTCAAAACTACTGATGGAAACTTACTGATAAAACTTTCAGGAATATCTAGAAAGGTTGGCAGCCCAAAGAAAACAGAAAGAGACATTGGAAAGACGCAGATGTTACGACGAACAAATAGCGAGTGCCAACAAGAAGAGACAGGAGTTAATACGACAGGAGAGGGAGAAAGAAAATAGGAAGTTTGAGAATATTAAGAAGAAAATGGAACGAGATCATTAtgaaggtaaaatattttattagaatctCACAAACAGGAGACTTACTATGGCTGACTTTTGAATTGAAATGACATTAAGATCTCAAATAATCTAAACAGTATTTTGAAAGAATATGAAGATGCTAAAAATATAAGAACTACTAATGACCTCTTCAccaaatactaaaaataaaagactacAATCTCTTACTACTTTTTCTTGTTTCAGCTATCAAAAAGAAGAAAGAACAACAAGAGACGAATAGAAGGAACTTCATTGAAGGCCACGAGCAGAAACTGATGCGAATAAGAAATGAAAAGATGAGAGCGAGGGAGATAGACAATGGGACTATACGAGTGGCGCTAGAAGAATTACGGAAAGAACGAGAGAGGAATAGGCAACAAATGGTCTTTATTTTCcttctttaaaaattatttaagccTGTCtttaaaaactgaataaatagATCATATGGAAATAACTAGGTATATGAATTGACGTAGTCAGGCCAAAAGTTAACGTCCTCGGACGGTTGTCAATTTTCTATTACTCTAAAACTTCATACAATGTGCTTGCAGCCAGAATGATCCATTACTTTTCCACTCACAATGCCGATTGTCATTTTATGATTTCCCATCTGCAAAAAAGGTTGATATAAGTTTTTTCGAGAACTCTCAAATACATAGTTGACCGCTCACAAAACATGCTTTACAGATAAACCTACAACTTGAGAAGCAAATCTGCATAGATAACTACAACCGTAAGAAAAGAATGACATCAGCTCTTGAAGAAGAATCGGATAAGGTAGCTGATGAATGGCAACAAGAGGCACACAACAAGACAGACGAATATTTGCGACAGGTTGAGGAAGAACAACGATTGTGTAAAGAGGTGAGGCAAGAGTTATTGAAGTTAGTAAAGTTGACAGTTACCGTATATGATGATGAGGTATATATATAGATTGATGATGGAACTTTACTTTTGGCCCCTACAGAAAGAAATCGGGTTAAACGATTCCGGGGTTTCGGTTCCTTTGAGCGGTTATCCTTTGGTACCCAGATAGTCGAAAGCCTGGGAAAGGCTAGTTTAGACTAGGCTACTACTACTACAACTTTTATGCCGGTGCGGGAAGAACTAAGTGCCCTTGAGACCTTGACATATTTGAGAGGTAGTTGTAGCAGTACCTAGTTCCTACGACttctaaataaacaataatagttacgatttttttcatataccTCATTCTAGAAAGCAGCCCAAGAATACAAACGGCACATACAAACCAGAAACCAGGAGTTGCAACTAGCGAAACAAGAGAGGATCGAGCGTATGGAACGCGTGAAGAGAGTCGCCCTGACTGAGCTGCAGAGGAAGATAGACAGTGCTAACGAGGAGTTGAGGAAACAGATGGAGTATAGGCACAGTTTGAGCTCGCAGATACGGGAGAATGAGAAACATTTGGTGAGCAAACCTACatagaagtgttttttttaaggtGGTAAAATACATCTCGTAGGTACACAGTTACTGAgaatcttgctaaaataattacatgtatagttcggccgttcagagaatgcgttcctgacacgtcgcgattgaactgacgacgtaattttgtaatggcgttgcagttgttacgattaaaatatttttgctggttgtttaccGTTTTAACAATTCAtaagcattaaaacaacattattatatcaataatcaatgaatgttatcattttgtgccaaattgagtgtcaaataacttggtaaacaatatttttctaaatctatactgcgctattacaaggttatgtcagcgctttatatttgtagtgctgtctgtgctaaaaataacaggcaagtatcgttatctgttcttatacagttataaataaaataatacgttttgtttttctttttaagaatttgaaaataatggactataagataacttttatgaaatataaaaataaaactatgaccaaactgaacgcgcgaaagaaagtagcatttttatatttaggttgaaaatggtaaccccaaatggcgttatgggccgccattttgtgacgctaaaacGGTCGTCTGTTGTCATTTCGTGAGCAAAgactaaaaacctgattttggaacattttgaccgagatatcaggattgattctgttattgataataatataattatacatgtaggcgaagatgatgatgaagacaccacctcctcaagcgaatcggagtctgattaatattctgtacgcactcaatgtgcgtacagaatattgtgaggagaaataaataaataaataataataataataatgtgccccgcagggcatctgaggcggatgacggggagtagcgaccccgcggggctatatatccgagtgctccagggagagtatactgtcccccatctccggcttgccggagtgaagcatgacgggggataggtctcccgcctcttggcttgccttcaccggccggtcagagtggagtcgctagagca harbors:
- the LOC110378053 gene encoding trichohyalin, coding for MVGVMKPKNKQPVYFGHPFQFWKERQREEMKAIVNVEDMKKLSDVVEYDLVHLQKREKLKILLEREEEAFIQELATKQEMEECGYCKEKEKRNKGYLEEIEKEKIRECQKALEREKIARGMRSTKEDEKLLKEVQKMQMEEKQAIERSEQDIEMMWHQVLMDDYNRKEYLERLAAQRKQKETLERRRCYDEQIASANKKRQELIRQEREKENRKFENIKKKMERDHYEAIKKKKEQQETNRRNFIEGHEQKLMRIRNEKMRAREIDNGTIRVALEELRKERERNRQQMINLQLEKQICIDNYNRKKRMTSALEEESDKVADEWQQEAHNKTDEYLRQVEEEQRLCKEKAAQEYKRHIQTRNQELQLAKQERIERMERVKRVALTELQRKIDSANEELRKQMEYRHSLSSQIRENEKHLETELINIENKDRTYTKKAAMFKDVMADRYASSSARTSTNPVHPFRRLMETQDKKKSLHLPSIG